In Vibrio echinoideorum, the following proteins share a genomic window:
- a CDS encoding mechanosensitive ion channel family protein produces MMKVWRCLLLMLTLVAFGSFAQSVDKITEVQDQLMLDLTTLETAHDAEKPFLEDILRRKNQALREEIFSQLSSDKKEGLDAVLAQQVELLQHLLSLNEVKIVSMSQENRSAEGDAKKRLELLIQKRIGMMDVYYQQLSKTLSWSKERGVEVSAEEDQLKAALISRSQYLINAILYTDTQRQDLERRLSFVSEEEKATIKTELIRFSERTSVMAASLENNISMMSPFGVDVTSYKRILLATTGDINADVLDVDVALDLLDGWLRSFSSWAFDNTPSFVVKLALFLGILYVTRLIANVARKTVRKSVSHSKMDFSVLMQEFFVSIASKAVVFIGLLIALSQIGIELAPLLTGFGVAGVIIGFALQDTLSNFASGLMILIYRPYDVGDMVKVAGVQGTVKDMSLVSTTIQTIDNQRLVIPNNKIWGDVINNITAERVRRVDMVFGIGYSDDIDKAKGVLNDIILAHPLVLKKPEHMIKLHTLNTSSVDFVVRPWVKTEDYWDVYWDVTETVKKRFDEEGITIPFPQRDVHIYNHEES; encoded by the coding sequence ATGATGAAGGTTTGGCGTTGTCTATTGTTAATGTTGACGCTTGTCGCATTTGGAAGTTTTGCACAAAGCGTTGATAAAATAACAGAAGTACAAGACCAGCTAATGCTGGACCTAACGACTCTAGAAACCGCCCACGATGCTGAAAAGCCTTTTCTAGAAGATATCTTGAGACGAAAGAACCAAGCGTTGCGTGAAGAGATTTTTTCCCAATTATCATCCGATAAAAAGGAAGGCCTAGATGCTGTTCTTGCTCAACAGGTTGAGCTTTTACAACATTTGCTTTCATTGAATGAAGTTAAAATTGTCTCGATGAGTCAAGAGAACCGTTCGGCGGAGGGAGATGCGAAAAAGCGCCTTGAGCTGCTGATTCAAAAGCGCATTGGGATGATGGATGTTTATTATCAACAGCTCTCTAAAACCCTAAGTTGGTCGAAAGAAAGAGGCGTTGAGGTATCGGCTGAGGAAGATCAGCTAAAAGCCGCTTTGATTTCTCGTTCTCAATATCTGATCAATGCGATTCTTTACACAGACACTCAACGTCAGGATTTAGAGCGTCGTTTGTCTTTTGTTAGCGAAGAAGAAAAGGCGACGATTAAAACTGAGCTAATACGTTTCAGTGAACGAACCAGTGTAATGGCTGCCAGCTTAGAGAACAATATCTCTATGATGAGCCCGTTTGGTGTGGATGTGACGTCTTACAAGCGCATTTTATTGGCAACCACAGGGGATATTAATGCTGACGTACTGGATGTTGATGTCGCGTTAGACCTATTGGATGGCTGGTTGCGTTCGTTTAGTTCTTGGGCGTTTGACAATACCCCTTCTTTTGTCGTCAAGCTCGCGCTGTTCTTAGGTATTTTGTATGTGACTCGCCTTATTGCCAACGTTGCTCGTAAAACGGTTCGTAAGAGCGTTTCGCATTCAAAAATGGATTTCAGTGTTTTGATGCAAGAGTTCTTTGTATCAATTGCTTCCAAAGCCGTCGTGTTTATCGGTTTGCTTATTGCCCTGTCTCAGATAGGGATAGAGCTTGCACCGCTACTTACTGGTTTTGGAGTCGCGGGTGTCATCATTGGTTTTGCCTTACAAGATACCTTGTCCAATTTTGCATCAGGTTTGATGATCTTAATCTATCGCCCTTACGATGTTGGAGACATGGTTAAAGTTGCTGGCGTTCAAGGAACAGTAAAAGACATGAGTTTAGTGTCTACTACGATTCAAACCATCGATAACCAACGCTTGGTGATCCCGAATAACAAGATTTGGGGTGATGTGATCAACAACATTACTGCAGAGCGCGTTAGACGTGTTGATATGGTTTTTGGTATTGGTTATTCCGATGACATCGATAAAGCGAAAGGCGTGTTGAACGACATCATTCTTGCGCACCCTTTAGTGCTTAAAAAACCAGAACATATGATCAAGCTTCACACCTTGAATACGTCTTCGGTTGATTTCGTAGTGAGACCTTGGGTTAAGACTGAGGATTACTGGGATGTATATTGGGATGTGACGGAAACCGTGAAGAAACGCTTTGATGAAGAAGGCATCACGATTCCATTCCCACAACGCGATGTACACATTTACAATCACGAAGAGAGTTAA
- a CDS encoding response regulator transcription factor yields MSASNYSFEQLLMKQSATLINSDPNNFQTTWSQASFDVLDWFGIDRLTLYPNSMVLLEDGKTCSVSKKHIPPVNKKNLIGGNYLDYLKLLKTNETYLTFSKDELINSDNYVLKQLYKEGGRWHCIIPLQLFNQRWGALSFTNFHDADTNFDLEDIKRLKLVCEVWLCYWQHSTLARTLKQNENRLEDDSDKLLLLTKKQTKVLALIAQGFSAKDCAEQLHLSSRTIESHKYRMLGLLNLNNHNELIQFALRNGLGLTENIHTTR; encoded by the coding sequence GTGAGCGCTTCTAACTATAGCTTTGAACAATTATTAATGAAGCAATCTGCAACTTTGATCAATAGTGACCCAAACAACTTTCAAACAACTTGGTCGCAAGCGAGCTTTGACGTACTTGATTGGTTTGGTATTGATCGTCTTACACTTTACCCAAATTCAATGGTCTTATTAGAAGATGGCAAGACGTGCTCAGTCTCCAAAAAACACATTCCTCCAGTTAACAAGAAGAACCTTATTGGTGGTAATTATCTTGATTACTTGAAGCTTTTGAAGACTAACGAGACCTATCTAACCTTCTCAAAAGATGAGCTCATAAACAGCGATAACTATGTATTAAAGCAGTTGTATAAAGAAGGGGGACGATGGCACTGTATCATACCACTACAGCTATTTAATCAACGTTGGGGAGCGTTGTCTTTTACTAATTTTCACGATGCCGACACCAATTTCGACCTAGAAGACATCAAACGCTTAAAGTTAGTCTGTGAAGTTTGGCTTTGTTACTGGCAACATTCCACACTAGCTAGAACGCTAAAACAAAATGAGAACCGACTAGAAGACGACAGTGATAAGCTACTATTACTGACAAAAAAGCAGACCAAAGTTTTAGCGCTGATTGCTCAAGGGTTTAGCGCAAAAGATTGCGCAGAGCAACTTCACTTAAGTTCAAGAACCATAGAATCTCATAAGTATAGAATGCTTGGACTGCTCAATTTAAATAACCACAACGAGCTCATTCAATTTGCCTTACGCAATGGCCTAGGTCTTACAGAAAACATACACACGACACGTTAA
- a CDS encoding regulatory protein RecX produces the protein MDNPQQKTNTRNTTVRKATRIESVMNSAMWHLTQRDMTESELIAKLKVKTDNQEWIDETLGTLKGFGYLKSDQVFAEQFVEQAFSGEFGSRYIVEKLKKKGLKDSVISDAIHKVSFEKSIDEQTILIDRINHYYTSFTMSREKLVATLQKRGFSYQQVKVAIDQHPQAHELMSNMQIKAEKADLEKEVLKYARKGKGLTAIQQELRQRQIDTSELPSLIDRLINEEQLDFYSSCLEQLQKKSYDLNDHKERSKAYAMLSRKGFSSDEIKFALSEGNE, from the coding sequence ATGGATAATCCACAGCAAAAAACGAATACTAGAAATACAACGGTAAGAAAAGCGACGCGAATTGAAAGTGTTATGAACTCTGCGATGTGGCATTTAACTCAAAGAGATATGACGGAAAGCGAGCTGATTGCAAAGCTCAAAGTGAAAACCGACAATCAAGAATGGATCGATGAAACTTTGGGCACCTTGAAAGGCTTTGGGTATCTCAAGTCTGACCAAGTGTTTGCAGAACAATTTGTGGAACAAGCTTTTTCTGGTGAGTTTGGTTCTCGATATATTGTTGAAAAATTGAAGAAGAAGGGCCTAAAGGACTCCGTGATTTCTGATGCCATCCATAAGGTGTCCTTTGAAAAATCTATTGATGAACAAACCATCTTAATAGATCGAATTAACCACTATTACACAAGCTTTACCATGAGCCGTGAAAAGCTTGTGGCGACACTGCAAAAGCGCGGCTTTAGCTATCAACAAGTTAAAGTGGCGATTGATCAGCATCCGCAAGCCCATGAGCTTATGAGTAACATGCAAATTAAAGCAGAGAAGGCTGACTTAGAGAAAGAAGTGCTTAAGTATGCTCGTAAAGGTAAAGGCTTGACTGCTATCCAGCAAGAATTGAGACAACGACAAATCGACACCAGTGAACTGCCATCGTTAATCGACCGATTGATTAATGAAGAGCAACTGGATTTCTACTCTTCTTGTTTAGAGCAGTTACAGAAAAAATCCTATGATCTTAATGACCATAAAGAACGCTCTAAAGCTTATGCAATGTTGAGTCGAAAAGGTTTCTCTTCTGATGAGATCAAATTTGCTCTGAGTGAAGGTAACGAGTAG